The stretch of DNA AATAAAACCAAAACAAACATCCATTTAGAAAAGGTGTCAACGCTCTCCGGTACAGTAGATGTTAATTAACGGAGGAAAATCATATGAAATTCACACTCAATAAGCAGGGTTTATCATGCAAAGCAAACACCACATGGTGTATGTGTCATGAACTCTCAGATTATTGGATGACTCAATTATGGTCATTTATTAAATAATCTTATCAAACATAGGGTCCCAAAAGGGACCTTTTTTGTTAAGTGAAAATTAACTTGTTTTATGAATAATTTATCATAAAGAGCATTTTGATTTTAAAAGTTAACTTATGGTTAAGTACAAACCATCTTTTTAAATTTGCCATTTGCCTTTATAATAAAGTTAAGAGGTGATGCACATGCCAGACATCATTGATAACGTTAAGGTAGGGGAATACATTAAAAGTTTGTTGAAGAAAAAAGGAATGACGCAAGATGATCTTGCGGAAGCTCTGTCTATTTCTAAGGCAGCAGTTTCACAGAATTTACGTGGTAAAAGTTCGTTTGACATACAAAATCTAATACAAATTGCAAAAATATTTGAGATCACATTAGATGATTTACTCAATCTAAAGTCAGAGGGATCCAACGATGTAGTTTCTGAATACCAAAAAGTGGTAAGTCAAGGAATTGAGGGTATAACAAAAGTTCCCCCTCAAGATTTACATATTGCTGAACCTGACCTCTATGGTAAAGTTCTTGTTGACTACATCATTGAACAGCGTAAATTAGAAATGCTTCTTTATTTAATAGAAAAGAACGTTGAAATAGTACATGATTATTATCATCGAGCCAAGAACGTATATCTTAGAATTATTAAATTCTTATTGGAAGAGAAGAAAGAAGGTATTGATCAGTTTATCGATGCCTACACAAAGCTTCACGGCTCTTTTTTGATTGATGACGAAACCATTGAAATGGCAATATGGGGTTATTTGAACACGAAAGAGTATCAAAATTTTATGATTCGCTTAATGAAATACAAGCCAACGATAAAAGCCAAATGGTTTAAAGTAAGCGAAGAAACCGAACAAATTCCTTTAACACGCAGTGACTACATAAAAATTATTGCCAAATATCATTTATCATTAATACTCAAAACATTCATACAAGTCCAACACCGTGATGATGATTTTTGCTTTATTGTGGATACATTCATTGCGACCAATTATACCGAGGGACTACATATATTTATTCAAGAGTTTTATCGTACACCAATGACATCATTTCGAAAATCAGTCATTAACGTTCAGAAGGCTTTATTATCTGTATTAGATAAAGATCATTATGACCTAGTGATTGATTTTGTTGATCACGGTTTATATATAGATTTAACACAAATTGTAAGAGAAGCAATTAGGCG from bacterium encodes:
- a CDS encoding helix-turn-helix transcriptional regulator, producing MPDIIDNVKVGEYIKSLLKKKGMTQDDLAEALSISKAAVSQNLRGKSSFDIQNLIQIAKIFEITLDDLLNLKSEGSNDVVSEYQKVVSQGIEGITKVPPQDLHIAEPDLYGKVLVDYIIEQRKLEMLLYLIEKNVEIVHDYYHRAKNVYLRIIKFLLEEKKEGIDQFIDAYTKLHGSFLIDDETIEMAIWGYLNTKEYQNFMIRLMKYKPTIKAKWFKVSEETEQIPLTRSDYIKIIAKYHLSLILKTFIQVQHRDDDFCFIVDTFIATNYTEGLHIFIQEFYRTPMTSFRKSVINVQKALLSVLDKDHYDLVIDFVDHGLYIDLTQIVREAIRRNQDKIYSHLIAKHHNEIIFKRVGETCVEMGNLTLLESIINYLSKDDLNYLISWVKINQMEVLIFLLKQGARIDEKYYNLETFKKINHLIDYLLKKGE